From a region of the Armatimonas rosea genome:
- the lpxK gene encoding tetraacyldisaccharide 4'-kinase: MKPEKLLEEKSLRGGLLCLAMAPLAGLHFLGLELYLLPYRLGIRKRYRLPVPVIAIGNLSSGGTGKTPMAALVGRLLRDEGLRVVLLSRGHGGSHEREPGAKIVSRGEGTLLLSAEVAGDEPTLLAQLLPDVPVIVGRDRRVSGALACAEFAPDVLLLDDALQFWQLHRDLDIVLLDARRPFDNGWMLPRGLLREPPFHLRRAGIVVLTRADQVSGEALESAKKLVQRLAPQAALFTATHAPTAWVSRTGGQKPLENLAGQDVVAFSGIADGAAFLHSLEQLQLSLKFSCEFGDHHTYNKEETLALIAQAPQGTFVTTEKDLTRLLQLWPVEGPPLWALRIQMQVADQESFRRKLNWFYGRPREETQQHKATKPEPSAKESGGDG; this comes from the coding sequence TTGAAGCCTGAGAAGCTCTTGGAGGAGAAGAGCCTGCGGGGAGGGCTGCTTTGTCTTGCCATGGCTCCCCTTGCGGGCCTGCACTTTCTGGGGCTGGAGCTCTACCTGCTTCCCTACCGCCTGGGGATTCGTAAGCGCTACAGGCTCCCCGTGCCCGTGATCGCCATCGGGAATCTCTCGTCGGGGGGGACCGGCAAGACCCCGATGGCGGCGCTGGTGGGGAGGCTACTGCGCGACGAAGGCTTGCGAGTGGTGCTGCTCTCGCGGGGGCACGGGGGGAGCCATGAGAGAGAGCCCGGGGCAAAGATCGTCAGCCGCGGCGAGGGCACGCTCCTTCTGAGCGCCGAGGTTGCGGGCGATGAGCCCACCCTCCTGGCCCAGCTCCTCCCCGATGTTCCCGTGATTGTCGGGCGGGACCGGCGGGTCTCGGGGGCGCTGGCCTGCGCGGAGTTCGCCCCCGATGTGCTCCTCCTCGACGATGCCCTGCAGTTCTGGCAGCTCCACCGGGACCTAGATATTGTTCTTTTGGATGCCCGCCGTCCCTTTGATAATGGCTGGATGCTCCCCCGTGGGCTCCTGCGCGAGCCGCCGTTTCACCTGCGCCGTGCGGGAATTGTCGTGCTCACCCGTGCGGACCAGGTCTCGGGCGAGGCACTGGAGTCGGCGAAGAAGCTCGTCCAGCGCTTGGCTCCCCAAGCGGCGCTCTTTACCGCCACCCATGCACCGACCGCTTGGGTGAGCCGTACAGGGGGGCAGAAGCCGCTGGAAAACCTTGCCGGCCAGGACGTCGTGGCCTTCTCTGGGATCGCCGATGGGGCGGCATTTCTCCATTCCCTAGAGCAGCTTCAACTTTCTTTAAAATTTTCCTGTGAGTTTGGGGACCATCATACCTACAATAAAGAAGAGACTCTCGCTCTAATTGCCCAAGCCCCCCAGGGAACCTTCGTCACGACGGAGAAAGACCTGACTCGCTTGCTGCAGCTCTGGCCCGTGGAGGGACCGCCCCTCTGGGCACTCCGGATTCAGATGCAGGTGGCAGACCAGGAGAGTTTTCGCAGGAAGTTAAACTGGTTTTATGGCCGTCCAAGAGAAGAAACGCAGCAGCACAAAGCGACCAAGCCCGAGCCCTCCGCCAAAGAAAGTGGAGGCGACGGATAA
- a CDS encoding EI24 domain-containing protein, with translation MDALKGIGFLLKHPRLWPLALVPGLIASVLYLVLGVLGWQRYGAGLEEGARLAAFLLYLVLFPFAFYLLSSSFLGIVFDPLSKETERLLGGSLPTCPLSFWQLFGDTCKRLVLNATIALVALGLGAVSGPLAPVLGALGAGVISLLDYTSPAFLRRGLTLGAQVQKLRKKPDPHIVSFAIVAGLLSLIPFVGLFLAPGLIVGGTLLARRQLS, from the coding sequence ATGGACGCACTCAAAGGGATTGGTTTTCTGCTCAAGCACCCGCGCCTCTGGCCGCTGGCTCTGGTTCCGGGGCTGATTGCCTCGGTACTGTACTTGGTTCTGGGCGTGCTGGGCTGGCAGCGCTATGGAGCGGGGCTGGAAGAGGGGGCGCGGCTGGCGGCGTTTTTGCTCTACCTGGTGCTCTTTCCCTTTGCCTTCTACCTGCTGAGTAGCAGCTTTCTGGGGATTGTCTTCGACCCACTGAGCAAGGAGACAGAGCGGCTGCTGGGAGGCTCGCTTCCCACGTGCCCGCTGAGCTTCTGGCAGCTCTTTGGGGATACCTGCAAGCGGCTTGTCCTCAATGCGACCATTGCGCTGGTAGCCCTTGGCCTAGGGGCGGTGAGCGGCCCGCTTGCGCCGGTTTTGGGAGCCCTAGGGGCGGGAGTGATTAGCCTGCTAGACTACACCTCGCCCGCGTTCCTGCGCCGTGGACTGACACTTGGCGCACAGGTGCAGAAGCTACGCAAAAAGCCCGACCCGCATATCGTCTCGTTTGCCATTGTTGCTGGGCTGCTCTCGCTGATTCCCTTTGTGGGCCTATTTCTCGCACCAGGGCTCATTGTCGGCGGAACCCTGCTGGCTCGCCGACAATTAAGCTAG
- the cobA gene encoding uroporphyrinogen-III C-methyltransferase, with the protein MSGFVYLVGAGPGDPELLTLKGLKALQQADVVLYDRLIAPELLDYAPAGAERLYVGKDLGSPSQPRQDAIHEALVAHAQQGKTVVRLKGGDPFVFGRGSEEAAYLRQHGISYAVVPGVSSAIAGPGAAGIPVTHRGISAGFCVFAGQEGEANHLPESHWQAAALIGTAVFLMGVARLPKILEKQRQYGRPESTPVALIASATCPEQRVVTGTLATIESLVSEILPPAIIVIGDVVGVRELL; encoded by the coding sequence ATGAGCGGTTTTGTCTATCTGGTGGGTGCCGGGCCGGGCGACCCTGAGCTACTGACTCTCAAGGGCCTGAAGGCACTCCAGCAGGCCGATGTGGTCCTTTATGACCGGCTGATCGCCCCAGAGCTGCTGGACTATGCCCCTGCGGGTGCCGAGCGGCTCTATGTGGGCAAGGACCTCGGCTCACCGTCGCAGCCCCGCCAAGACGCGATCCACGAGGCGCTGGTCGCCCATGCCCAGCAGGGGAAGACAGTCGTGCGGCTCAAGGGCGGCGATCCCTTTGTCTTTGGGCGCGGCAGTGAAGAGGCGGCCTACCTACGGCAGCACGGCATCTCCTACGCCGTGGTCCCGGGAGTCTCCTCCGCGATTGCCGGTCCCGGCGCGGCAGGGATTCCCGTCACCCACCGTGGTATCTCCGCTGGGTTCTGTGTCTTTGCCGGGCAGGAGGGCGAGGCCAACCACCTCCCCGAGAGCCACTGGCAGGCGGCGGCCCTAATCGGCACAGCGGTCTTTCTGATGGGAGTGGCACGCCTGCCCAAGATCTTGGAAAAGCAGCGCCAGTACGGCAGGCCCGAGAGCACCCCGGTCGCGCTGATCGCCTCCGCAACGTGCCCCGAGCAGCGCGTGGTCACCGGAACCCTGGCTACCATCGAGAGCCTCGTCAGCGAGATCCTCCCCCCCGCGATTATTGTCATCGGGGACGTGGTCGGGGTGCGGGAGCTCCTCTAG
- a CDS encoding 3-deoxy-D-manno-octulosonic acid transferase, with the protein MIYNLLLFLLSPLLLLYYLFRLATGKEDPVHWRERFGDFPSSVPPRAGGEGARRFWVHAVSVGEVMAAKPILRELRKRYPEAFLLLTTTTRGGREVAQGIADASAVAFFPLDFPWAVGRALQHVQPDAVLLMEWEIWPNFLLAAKRQGAKVAVLNGRISDKGLRRGLKARGLLKDGLGAVDLFAMQSDEDTRRAGLVGVPSERAQTFGNTKFDESVSMLSSDERRALRTELGIPEGAPVWICGSTRDGKDGIPDEELLVAEAAQKVRERFPELQLIVAPRHLERVETVKAHLPGAVQRSKREQGPTLILDTFGELGRVYAVADVAFIGGSLAPWGGQSVFQPLAQGVPALFGSHMNNQRDIAALAIAEGVAEQVEGAAGLAAAVCHWLALSPEQKAETAVKARGLIERNQGVSVRCLDAVEALLEA; encoded by the coding sequence ATGATCTACAATCTCTTGCTATTCTTGCTCTCGCCGCTGCTGCTGCTCTACTATCTCTTCCGGCTGGCAACGGGCAAAGAGGACCCGGTGCACTGGCGTGAGCGCTTTGGGGATTTTCCCTCATCGGTGCCGCCCCGTGCTGGCGGCGAGGGGGCGAGGCGGTTCTGGGTGCATGCGGTCTCGGTGGGGGAGGTGATGGCGGCCAAGCCGATCCTGCGCGAGCTACGCAAGCGCTACCCCGAGGCGTTCTTGCTCTTGACCACGACAACGCGCGGGGGGCGGGAGGTGGCGCAGGGGATCGCGGATGCGTCTGCGGTGGCGTTCTTCCCCTTGGACTTCCCTTGGGCGGTGGGGCGGGCGCTACAGCACGTGCAGCCCGATGCGGTCCTCTTGATGGAGTGGGAGATCTGGCCGAACTTTCTCTTGGCCGCAAAGCGTCAAGGAGCAAAGGTCGCGGTGCTCAATGGGCGCATCTCCGACAAGGGGCTGCGGCGCGGCTTGAAGGCACGTGGGCTCCTCAAAGACGGCCTTGGCGCGGTAGATCTCTTTGCGATGCAGTCCGACGAAGACACGCGGCGAGCGGGGCTCGTGGGGGTGCCGAGCGAGCGAGCGCAGACCTTTGGCAACACAAAGTTCGATGAGTCGGTGAGCATGCTCAGTAGCGACGAGCGCAGGGCGCTCCGTACAGAGCTGGGAATCCCGGAGGGCGCTCCTGTCTGGATCTGTGGCTCAACCCGCGACGGCAAAGACGGCATCCCCGACGAAGAGCTTTTGGTGGCGGAGGCGGCGCAAAAAGTGCGGGAGCGCTTCCCCGAGCTGCAGCTCATTGTTGCGCCTCGCCACCTGGAGCGTGTGGAGACGGTGAAGGCGCACCTGCCGGGAGCCGTCCAGCGCAGCAAGCGAGAGCAGGGGCCAACCCTGATCCTGGATACCTTTGGGGAGCTCGGGCGGGTCTACGCCGTGGCGGATGTGGCCTTTATCGGCGGGTCGCTCGCGCCGTGGGGTGGACAGAGTGTCTTTCAGCCGCTGGCCCAGGGAGTCCCGGCGCTCTTTGGCTCCCACATGAACAACCAGCGGGATATCGCCGCGCTGGCGATCGCCGAAGGGGTGGCAGAGCAGGTGGAGGGGGCCGCGGGGCTGGCCGCTGCGGTCTGCCACTGGCTGGCGCTCTCGCCCGAGCAGAAGGCGGAGACAGCCGTAAAGGCGCGTGGCCTGATCGAGCGTAACCAGGGGGTCTCGGTGCGCTGCCTAGACGCGGTGGAGGCGCTCCTTGAAGCCTGA
- a CDS encoding putative bifunctional diguanylate cyclase/phosphodiesterase, whose product MAVQEKKRSSTKRPSPSPPPKKVEATDKLVRVSPFVLAPLVGLGLFLLFLLLRLPLVSKSLIPPAVLALGLGTGLALWQGQGQKAQRQVAEERLTHEQEKQGFQRREGYLKALVEVERLLLADSRGKALEDALPLLGEATRADRIYLSQCYSDQGELFSRLLAEWCGPGTTGQINNPARKDVPLSQSFPRWVQVLGDEGVVLGQVSSFPQEERRVLETQGIFTLFVLPINIDGDLWGYLALESRRQPREWSVEEQGYLKIATEAITGAQTRRNSEQNTLQQALHDPLTGLSNRRRLREQLELAIERAQKNHTSVVAVYMDLDRFKQINDTLGHAFGDRFLQFVVRRRLLTTIGQKDLLARVGGDEFVLIMCEENHADIVNGAAKMAESLLKALTEPILLEGQELVISTSIGISRYPTDAQDADTLVKNADVAMYRAKEEGRGDFRFFTPQMNRSTRERFELEADLRHDLTRVAPSENFTLFFQPQVDVGTGRMIGVESLVRWRHAKRGLVSPAKFVPIAEETGLVQPLGDFVLNAACAQAAAWAAMGCPLRVAVNLSAQQLRNRELPHQVGEVLAKHNLPAKFLELELTETALLVDTNGALVILNALKQMGIALSLDDFGAGYSSLSHLRQYPFTVVKVDRSFVKSIVGSVRDQMVVKALIQLAHDLGITVVAEGVETAPQCEILHQLGCRHFQGYLFSPPVDAEELSRRFLKPNLHERAA is encoded by the coding sequence ATGGCCGTCCAAGAGAAGAAACGCAGCAGCACAAAGCGACCAAGCCCGAGCCCTCCGCCAAAGAAAGTGGAGGCGACGGATAAGCTGGTTCGGGTCTCGCCGTTTGTGCTGGCACCTCTGGTTGGGCTGGGCCTCTTTCTTTTGTTCCTGCTCTTGCGCCTTCCCTTGGTGAGTAAGAGCCTGATTCCCCCGGCCGTTCTTGCTCTGGGACTGGGAACGGGGCTCGCGCTGTGGCAGGGGCAAGGACAGAAAGCGCAGCGTCAGGTCGCCGAGGAGCGCCTCACACACGAGCAAGAAAAGCAGGGTTTTCAGCGACGTGAGGGCTACCTCAAGGCGCTGGTCGAGGTGGAGCGCCTGCTCCTGGCCGACTCACGTGGGAAGGCGCTGGAGGATGCTCTCCCCCTCCTTGGGGAGGCGACCCGCGCGGACCGTATCTACCTCAGCCAGTGCTACTCCGACCAAGGCGAGCTATTTTCTCGCTTGCTCGCGGAGTGGTGTGGCCCGGGGACTACCGGGCAGATCAACAACCCCGCCCGTAAAGATGTCCCGCTCTCGCAGAGCTTCCCGCGCTGGGTGCAGGTTCTCGGGGACGAAGGGGTCGTGTTGGGGCAGGTGAGCAGCTTCCCACAGGAAGAGCGCCGCGTGCTGGAGACCCAGGGCATCTTCACGCTGTTTGTGCTTCCCATCAATATCGACGGTGACCTCTGGGGGTACCTGGCGCTGGAGAGCCGACGTCAGCCGCGGGAGTGGTCTGTGGAGGAGCAGGGCTACCTCAAGATCGCCACGGAGGCGATTACGGGGGCGCAGACCCGGCGTAACTCCGAGCAGAACACGCTCCAGCAAGCCCTCCATGATCCTCTGACTGGCCTCTCGAACCGCCGCCGCCTGCGCGAGCAGCTAGAGCTGGCGATCGAGCGCGCCCAGAAGAACCATACCTCGGTGGTGGCGGTCTACATGGACCTGGACCGCTTCAAGCAGATCAACGACACGCTCGGGCATGCCTTTGGCGACCGCTTTCTACAGTTCGTCGTGCGGCGGCGCCTGCTCACCACGATTGGGCAAAAAGACCTGCTGGCCCGTGTGGGCGGCGATGAATTTGTCCTGATCATGTGCGAGGAGAACCACGCCGATATTGTCAATGGGGCCGCTAAGATGGCTGAGTCGCTGCTCAAGGCGCTCACGGAGCCGATCTTGCTGGAAGGGCAGGAGCTGGTGATCTCGACCAGTATTGGGATCAGCCGCTACCCCACCGATGCCCAGGACGCGGACACCCTCGTGAAGAACGCCGATGTGGCGATGTACCGTGCCAAGGAAGAGGGACGCGGCGATTTTCGCTTCTTTACCCCGCAGATGAACCGCAGCACGCGGGAGCGCTTCGAGCTGGAGGCGGACCTGCGCCACGACCTGACCCGTGTGGCCCCCAGCGAGAACTTCACGCTGTTCTTCCAGCCCCAGGTGGATGTGGGGACAGGTCGGATGATCGGGGTGGAGAGCCTGGTGCGCTGGCGCCATGCCAAGCGCGGCCTAGTCTCGCCGGCAAAGTTCGTTCCGATCGCGGAGGAGACCGGCCTGGTCCAGCCCCTGGGCGACTTTGTGCTCAATGCGGCCTGTGCGCAGGCCGCGGCGTGGGCCGCGATGGGCTGCCCGCTCCGTGTGGCGGTGAACCTCTCGGCGCAGCAGCTCCGCAACCGGGAGCTACCGCACCAAGTCGGGGAGGTGCTGGCAAAGCACAACCTTCCCGCCAAGTTCCTGGAGCTGGAGCTCACCGAGACCGCGCTCCTTGTCGATACCAATGGCGCTTTGGTGATCCTCAATGCGCTCAAGCAGATGGGGATCGCGCTCTCCCTCGATGACTTCGGGGCCGGGTACTCGTCGCTCTCGCACCTGCGTCAGTACCCCTTCACGGTGGTGAAGGTGGACCGCTCCTTTGTGAAGTCGATCGTGGGGAGCGTGCGGGACCAGATGGTGGTCAAGGCCCTGATCCAGCTCGCGCATGATCTGGGAATCACGGTCGTGGCCGAGGGCGTGGAGACGGCACCGCAGTGCGAGATTCTCCACCAGCTAGGCTGTCGGCACTTCCAGGGCTACCTCTTCAGCCCGCCCGTGGACGCCGAGGAGCTGAGCCGGCGCTTCTTAAAGCCGAACCTGCACGAGCGGGCGGCGTAG
- a CDS encoding NTP transferase domain-containing protein — translation MSEAVILAGGKSRRMGADKALLKLGDETLLTRTIRLLQESGHTRITIVGREADLQNVHFLPDSLPDAGPLAALATALAQAEGPLLVVPCDLPLLSVEALRWLGTQETGELGVVAVTPDGMPQPLFARYTPALLPTLQQALERGDRSFKPLLASGLLRLAPLPAALASHLESANDPESWQRLTQSPERPKPSYQPVYLDLRGRLVVVVGGGYVAGEKLSVLFESGAVLRVVSPELSPELQRWHAEGRFEWHPKRWEPTDQAEAFVAIGATNDKTVNRAVFQEADRQGRLGNSVDDPKFCNFILSAVARSGPMQVAISSAGCSPALAQRVRRRIVEEILTPELGELASFLGSWRPRVKAALSTFEAKQQFWEAVLDSEIPALLAAGNLDEANRRMELRVACPFQAERGACDERFCLSGGCRAGRP, via the coding sequence ATGTCTGAAGCCGTCATTCTCGCAGGAGGGAAGAGCCGTCGGATGGGAGCGGACAAAGCGCTCCTCAAGCTCGGCGACGAGACCTTGCTCACCCGCACGATCCGCCTGCTTCAGGAGAGTGGGCACACCCGCATCACGATTGTCGGGCGGGAGGCAGACCTGCAGAATGTCCACTTCCTCCCGGACAGCCTCCCCGATGCCGGGCCGCTCGCCGCGCTGGCAACGGCCTTGGCTCAGGCAGAGGGCCCCCTCCTTGTGGTTCCCTGCGACCTCCCCTTGCTCTCGGTGGAGGCGCTCCGCTGGCTCGGCACGCAAGAGACGGGTGAGCTTGGGGTGGTCGCGGTCACCCCCGACGGCATGCCGCAGCCGCTCTTTGCCCGCTACACCCCCGCGCTCCTCCCCACCCTCCAGCAGGCGCTAGAGCGGGGCGACCGCTCGTTCAAGCCACTTCTGGCCTCCGGGCTCCTGCGCCTTGCTCCCCTGCCCGCCGCCCTCGCCTCACACCTGGAGAGCGCCAACGACCCAGAGAGCTGGCAGCGCCTCACCCAGAGCCCCGAGCGTCCCAAGCCCAGCTACCAGCCGGTCTATCTCGACCTGCGTGGGAGGCTTGTGGTTGTCGTGGGCGGTGGTTATGTCGCGGGCGAGAAACTCTCCGTGCTCTTTGAGAGCGGGGCGGTGCTTCGGGTCGTCTCCCCGGAGCTCTCCCCGGAGCTCCAGCGCTGGCACGCGGAGGGGCGCTTTGAGTGGCACCCTAAGCGCTGGGAGCCCACCGATCAGGCCGAGGCCTTTGTCGCCATCGGGGCCACGAACGATAAGACCGTCAACCGAGCGGTCTTTCAGGAGGCGGATCGGCAGGGGCGGCTGGGGAACTCCGTGGACGATCCCAAGTTCTGCAACTTTATCCTCTCCGCTGTCGCGCGCTCCGGGCCGATGCAGGTCGCGATCTCGTCGGCGGGGTGCAGCCCCGCGCTGGCCCAGCGGGTGCGGCGGCGCATTGTCGAGGAGATCCTGACCCCCGAGCTGGGCGAGCTGGCGAGCTTTCTGGGGAGCTGGCGCCCCCGGGTAAAAGCAGCCCTGTCCACCTTTGAGGCCAAGCAGCAGTTCTGGGAGGCAGTCTTAGACTCGGAGATTCCGGCGCTCTTGGCAGCGGGCAACCTAGACGAGGCCAACCGGCGGATGGAGCTGAGGGTTGCCTGTCCCTTTCAAGCAGAGCGAGGAGCGTGTGATGAGCGGTTTTGTCTATCTGGTGGGTGCCGGGCCGGGCGACCCTGA
- the tsaD gene encoding tRNA (adenosine(37)-N6)-threonylcarbamoyltransferase complex transferase subunit TsaD, with protein MIIFGIETSCDETSAAVVEDGRRLLSNVVASQMEEHARFGGVVPELASRRHVEALLPVFRQALSEAGVTWAEIDAIAVTNRPGLLGALLVGTSAAKALGMALKKPVVPVHHIEAHLYANWLVAPPAPMDGGERGGADYPAVALVVSGGHTDLFHLRGHGDYVLLGRTRDDAAGEAFDKCARLMGLGYPGGPAMQRAAEGGNPKAIAFPRALLPGTHEFSFSGLKTSVRYAMQGENLPSLSDIAASFQEAVVDVLSKKTVAAAKELGVEHVLLAGGVSANTRLREVMQERCDKAGLALFYPPVALCTDNAAMIACAGYWYLQNGRTSSLDFETRASEPLAALSGQP; from the coding sequence GTGATTATTTTTGGGATCGAGACAAGCTGCGATGAGACAAGCGCCGCTGTCGTAGAAGATGGGCGCAGGCTCCTGTCTAATGTCGTGGCCTCGCAGATGGAGGAGCACGCACGCTTTGGCGGGGTCGTGCCCGAGCTGGCGAGCCGCCGCCACGTGGAGGCACTTCTGCCGGTCTTTCGCCAAGCCCTTTCGGAGGCGGGTGTCACCTGGGCGGAGATCGATGCCATCGCAGTGACCAACCGACCAGGCTTGCTGGGGGCGCTTCTGGTGGGAACGTCGGCGGCCAAGGCGCTCGGGATGGCGCTAAAAAAGCCGGTCGTGCCCGTGCACCATATCGAGGCGCATCTCTATGCCAACTGGCTTGTAGCCCCCCCCGCCCCCATGGATGGGGGAGAAAGGGGCGGGGCGGACTATCCCGCGGTGGCGCTCGTCGTGAGTGGCGGCCACACGGATCTGTTTCACTTGCGCGGGCACGGCGACTATGTCTTGCTGGGGCGCACGCGCGATGATGCGGCGGGGGAGGCGTTTGATAAGTGCGCCCGGCTGATGGGGCTGGGCTATCCCGGCGGCCCCGCGATGCAGCGCGCCGCCGAGGGGGGGAACCCCAAGGCGATCGCCTTTCCACGAGCACTGCTCCCCGGGACCCATGAGTTTAGCTTCTCTGGCCTCAAGACCTCGGTGCGCTACGCCATGCAGGGCGAGAACCTCCCCTCCCTCTCCGATATCGCGGCGAGTTTTCAAGAGGCGGTGGTGGATGTGCTCAGCAAGAAGACCGTCGCGGCCGCCAAAGAGCTCGGCGTAGAGCATGTTTTATTGGCCGGCGGTGTCTCCGCCAACACCCGCTTGCGGGAAGTCATGCAGGAGCGCTGCGACAAGGCCGGGCTGGCGCTGTTCTACCCGCCTGTCGCCCTCTGCACCGACAACGCCGCCATGATCGCCTGCGCGGGCTACTGGTACCTGCAAAATGGCCGCACCTCATCGCTCGATTTTGAGACCCGCGCCTCGGAGCCGCTCGCGGCGCTGTCGGGGCAGCCATGA
- a CDS encoding RNA polymerase sigma factor — MMNAQALQALQGLKAWHDQATPKPAPTTTVSAAPKRQTNKELLAVIRDAQSSKRERDTAAELLRRQIKSLCAATLARQARMLAANELEDLTQEVVIRLLQSPAGTEPTGAYIARIATNLLIDRQRHLVRRGQDKQAVSLDDTEEGETRDLPDPETRVEETVLARIQQRAIREALLTLLKPHEALVVLRRAEGASHDEIAEELGTNAACVRKQAERGLKRLREHAEAGRFAFA; from the coding sequence ATGATGAATGCACAGGCGCTACAAGCACTCCAGGGGCTCAAGGCATGGCACGATCAGGCCACACCCAAGCCCGCTCCCACTACCACTGTCTCTGCCGCACCGAAGCGACAGACCAATAAAGAACTTCTTGCGGTGATCCGCGATGCCCAGAGCTCCAAGCGTGAGCGCGACACGGCTGCGGAGCTGCTACGACGGCAGATCAAGTCGCTCTGCGCGGCCACACTGGCACGGCAGGCACGCATGCTCGCGGCCAATGAGCTGGAGGACCTGACCCAAGAGGTCGTGATCCGCCTGCTCCAGAGCCCCGCGGGCACCGAGCCGACCGGAGCCTATATCGCACGGATCGCCACCAACCTGCTGATCGACCGACAGCGCCACCTGGTGCGCCGCGGCCAAGATAAGCAGGCAGTCTCCCTGGATGATACCGAAGAGGGCGAGACCCGGGACCTGCCCGACCCCGAGACCCGTGTGGAGGAGACCGTCTTGGCGCGTATCCAGCAGCGGGCGATCCGCGAGGCACTCTTGACCCTGCTCAAGCCCCATGAGGCACTCGTGGTCCTGCGCCGCGCCGAAGGAGCCAGCCACGATGAGATCGCGGAGGAGCTGGGAACCAACGCCGCTTGCGTCCGCAAGCAGGCAGAGCGTGGCCTCAAGCGGCTCCGTGAGCACGCCGAGGCGGGACGGTTCGCCTTCGCGTAG
- a CDS encoding RNA polymerase sigma factor, with protein MKKMPPPLAATWNALFPPASTVSATVLANRYQAEIFRYAVRRVTDSAEAEDITAEVFAAVVAHPSRVPKLTTDTSDDLTRAYLIGIARRKVTDSLRKRSRHPQETLSPELALPHSLEESLEKREGARQLRKILDALPADWREVLLLKYVEELSLKEIAVSLGRSEKAINSLLQRARTEARKRGESYFNLWEETK; from the coding sequence ATGAAGAAGATGCCCCCTCCCCTTGCTGCTACCTGGAATGCGCTCTTCCCGCCCGCCTCCACGGTGAGCGCGACGGTGCTGGCGAATCGCTACCAGGCCGAGATCTTCCGTTATGCTGTCCGGCGCGTCACCGACTCCGCCGAGGCGGAAGACATCACCGCAGAGGTCTTTGCCGCCGTTGTCGCACACCCAAGCCGTGTCCCAAAACTCACGACAGACACAAGCGACGACCTCACACGCGCCTATCTCATCGGTATTGCACGGCGCAAAGTGACCGATAGCCTCCGCAAACGTAGCCGTCACCCCCAAGAGACACTCTCCCCTGAGCTAGCCCTGCCCCACTCCCTGGAAGAGAGCCTAGAGAAGCGTGAGGGCGCTCGCCAGCTCCGCAAGATCCTCGATGCCCTGCCTGCGGACTGGCGGGAAGTGCTCCTGCTCAAGTATGTCGAGGAGCTCAGCCTTAAAGAGATCGCAGTGTCTCTTGGACGCTCCGAAAAAGCCATCAATAGCCTGCTCCAGCGTGCCCGCACCGAAGCCCGCAAGCGTGGAGAGAGCTACTTTAACCTCTGGGAGGAAACGAAATGA